In Methanomicrobiales archaeon, the DNA window GACTTTGTATCCTTCGACCCCGGGCAGGATCTCCTCACCTACTCCCACGAGCAGCTCCGCGCCATCCTCTCCCACACATCCCTCCTCTTCGCCAACCGCCACGAGCTGGCGAGCATGTGCCAGGGTCTCTCCCAGGAGCCCGGGGATCTCCTCGGCCCCATCCCGATCGCCGTGATCACGATGGATGTCGAGGGGAGCGTGCTCTATGTGGACGGGAAGCGGCACTTCATCCCGGTGATCCCGGTGCACATGGAGGATCCGACGGGCGCCGGGGATGCCTACCGGGCGGGGTTCCTCACGGCGTACCGGCGGGGGTACGGGCCGCTCGAGTGCGCCCGTATCGGGACCGTGACGGCCTCGTTCGTGGTGGAGAAGGTCGGCTGCCAGACCAACCTCCCGACCTGGGAGGAGATGGCCGGACGATATCGGCAGTTTTTTGGCGATCTTGAGGATAAGCTCTCTGCAGATCCATGAGGAGGGCGCGTTCATCCGTCCACCGGGCGGTTCCCGTTCTTTTTCCACGGTATACGGCGAGCGATCCCCCCGTGCCGCCGGCGGGCCGGGGAACCCGCATCCGCGCTGAGCCCCCCCGCTGGAGGTCCCCCCCATGGTGATGGCGCCGGACGTGAAGATGGAGCGGCTGACACGGTTCCTCTTCACGGCCCCCTCCTGGCCCCGCTCCGTCGTCATCATCCTGTTCCTGGGCATCGTGGTGGATGCCGCCACCGCCCGCCTGGGCGGAGAGCTCCCCTTCTTCGGGACGCTCGCCTTCGCCGTCCCGGCGATCGCGGCCTTCCTCCTCACGAAACCTCTCGTCTCCCTCTTCGGCGGCTCGACGACCTGGAACCGCTCGGCACTCCTGGCGCTGGCGTGCATGGTCTTCGCGGTGATCGCGAGCTTCCTCTCCGTGGTATCCCCGATGCGGGTCTTCCTCCCGCTCTTCTACGCCTTCTCGCTCGGCCTGGTCTTCGGGGTGCGGCTCCTGGTGCTGGTCGCGGTCGCGGACTACCGCTCCCTGCGGATGGTGGTGCCGGCGCTCACCCAGAGCGCCGCGGGGTTCGCCGTGGGAGCATTCCTCTTCGAGCCGCCCATCCTGGGCGGGGCCCTCGTCTCCCACCTGGTCTTCGGGCTCGGCTGCATCCTGCTGATCTGGCTCATCGAGCGCCCGCTCTACCGGGCGTTCCAGATCCACGGCCTGGATTTCCTGAACACCTTCATCGCCCACCTCACCGACGGCGACAAGAGGATGGAGGACTTCTTCCGCGAGATCGGGGAGGAGGTCTACGTCCCGCAGGCGACCTTCTTCTTCCGGCGTCCGGGAAAGAGAGGTGTCATATTCACGGTCCCGAACGTCCACCCGGGGCCGATGGGGGACGTGGGGGGCGGCAACCTCCCGCGGATCCTCTACGAGTCCTTCGATGCGGAGGTGATGGTGACCCACGGCTGCGCCACGCACGACTTCAACCTGGTCTCCGAGAGCGAGATAGCGAAGATCGTGGAGGCCCTGCGGCGGTCCATGGAGGATCTGCGCTACTCGGCCCGGGCGAGCCGATCGGGGAGGATCGTCCACGGCTCCGTGCAGATCCTCTGCCAGCGGTTCGCCGACTCCCTGCTGCTCGTCAGCACACGGGCGCCGGAGAAGACCGAGGACCTGGACTTCTGCCTGGGGAGCACCATCATGGCGGAGGGGCACCGCTGCTACAGGAACGTCGCCTTCGTGGACGCCCACAACGCGATGTCGGAGGTGACCTCCCCGGTGCACCCGGCCACCTTCACGGCGACGGAGTACCTGCAGGCCGCCTGCCGGGCGATCGACGAGTCCGCGGATCTGCCGCTGCATCCCTTCCGCATCGGCTACTCCCACGTCTTTCCGCCGTTCACCCGCGAGCAGGGATTCGGCGATCTCGGCATCCAGGCGCTCGCGGTGGAGGCCGACGGCCAGCGGACCGCGTACCTGCTGATGGACGGCAACAACATGGTCCCCGGGCTGCGGGAGGCGATCCAGGAGCGGATCGCCCCTCTCGTGGACGCCTCTGAAGTGATGACCACGGACTCCCACGTGGTGAACACCATCAGCGGCAGGAACCCGATCGGGCTGGCGGTCCCGGCAGGGGAGATCCTCCCGCTGGCGGAGCAGGCAGTGCGGGAGGCCCTGTCCGATCTCGGGGACGCCGAGGCGGCGGCGTCCACGGCGTTCTGCGAGCGGGTGGTCATCTTCGGCTCGCAGAGGGTCACCCAGCTGGCGACCACGGTGAACACCATCCTGGTCTTCATCGCCCCCCTGAGCCTCGCCATCCTGATCCTGGCGTTCCTCCTCTCGATCCTGGTCTTCGTGGCGCTCGGGTAGGATTCCGCCCGCCGCGAACCCTCGGACCCCCCTCCAGGCGGAGCGATACCGTGCGCTTGAAGCCAGCAGAGAGCGCATGCTCCGGGACGACTCCCGCCCTTCTGCAGGCAGCATCTGCAGAGGCGGGGTGCACAGGTGATCTGCGATGCTGCCTTATGTGATCCTGCACAATGCCGTGAGCGCCGATGGGCGGACCCTCGGCTTTGCGGCGGATATTGCCCTCTACTACGACCTCGCCGCCCGCTTCGAGGCCGACTGCGTGCTCGCGGGGAGCGGCACCATTCTCGCCGCAGCGGCCATGTTTCCGGAAGAGATGGCGGCGCTGGAAGACGCCCCGCTCCCGGAGAAGGTCCCCGGCGATCCCCGCCCCCTGCTCGCCGTTCCCGACAGCCGGGGGAGGATCCGGACCTGGCACCTCTGGCAGCGGGCCCCGTACTGGCGGGACATCGTTGTCCTCTGTTCCCGCTCGACCCCGCAGGAGTACCTCGCGTATCTCCGCCGGCGGGGGATCGATGCCATCGTCGCCGGCGAGGACCGCGTCGATATGCGGGCCGCCCTCGGGGACCTCAACGCCCGGTACGGCGTCGAGAGGATCCGCCTGGACAGCGGCGGGACCCTGAACGGCG includes these proteins:
- a CDS encoding DUF2070 family protein is translated as MVMAPDVKMERLTRFLFTAPSWPRSVVIILFLGIVVDAATARLGGELPFFGTLAFAVPAIAAFLLTKPLVSLFGGSTTWNRSALLALACMVFAVIASFLSVVSPMRVFLPLFYAFSLGLVFGVRLLVLVAVADYRSLRMVVPALTQSAAGFAVGAFLFEPPILGGALVSHLVFGLGCILLIWLIERPLYRAFQIHGLDFLNTFIAHLTDGDKRMEDFFREIGEEVYVPQATFFFRRPGKRGVIFTVPNVHPGPMGDVGGGNLPRILYESFDAEVMVTHGCATHDFNLVSESEIAKIVEALRRSMEDLRYSARASRSGRIVHGSVQILCQRFADSLLLVSTRAPEKTEDLDFCLGSTIMAEGHRCYRNVAFVDAHNAMSEVTSPVHPATFTATEYLQAACRAIDESADLPLHPFRIGYSHVFPPFTREQGFGDLGIQALAVEADGQRTAYLLMDGNNMVPGLREAIQERIAPLVDASEVMTTDSHVVNTISGRNPIGLAVPAGEILPLAEQAVREALSDLGDAEAAASTAFCERVVIFGSQRVTQLATTVNTILVFIAPLSLAILILAFLLSILVFVALG
- a CDS encoding carbohydrate kinase family protein, producing the protein MIHVVGHTAIDHLFRIPMLPEKHGSTYILDHQVYYGGGAANIAAGIARLGGSVTLISAVGGDFPGSDYHRWMQELGIRTRFFVVEGSRTPTAYMFTEESGAQMTFFDWGASETFASQEAESLPFVHLATADPDFNMRVAEKSDFVSFDPGQDLLTYSHEQLRAILSHTSLLFANRHELASMCQGLSQEPGDLLGPIPIAVITMDVEGSVLYVDGKRHFIPVIPVHMEDPTGAGDAYRAGFLTAYRRGYGPLECARIGTVTASFVVEKVGCQTNLPTWEEMAGRYRQFFGDLEDKLSADP
- a CDS encoding RibD family protein, with the protein product MLPYVILHNAVSADGRTLGFAADIALYYDLAARFEADCVLAGSGTILAAAAMFPEEMAALEDAPLPEKVPGDPRPLLAVPDSRGRIRTWHLWQRAPYWRDIVVLCSRSTPQEYLAYLRRRGIDAIVAGEDRVDMRAALGDLNARYGVERIRLDSGGTLNGVLLREGLVDEASVLVHPALVGGTSPASIFRAPDLAPSGGAIPLRLVHLERFAGDIVWLRYEVVRERAE